One segment of Niveibacterium microcysteis DNA contains the following:
- a CDS encoding carbonic anhydrase, translated as MPDSHTRPSFTADQALERLKAGNERFLAGKAKFPTVQKEVLADLAKGQAPYATILGCSDSRVPPELVFDAGFGELFIIRVAGNVLGPTIAGTLQYAGTHLHTPLFVVMGHEGCGAVQAALASKFQGVEHRQHIETVLDIIEPALAGLDPKLPADELMRAAVEANVRWAVRQISESPEGHLTLSRGDIRLVGAIYEIETGRVRFLED; from the coding sequence GCAACGAACGCTTTCTCGCCGGCAAGGCGAAGTTCCCCACGGTGCAGAAGGAAGTGCTCGCCGATCTCGCCAAGGGGCAGGCGCCGTACGCAACGATCCTGGGCTGTAGCGACAGCCGCGTGCCGCCCGAGTTGGTATTCGACGCCGGCTTCGGCGAGCTGTTCATCATTCGTGTCGCCGGCAATGTGCTCGGCCCGACCATCGCCGGCACGCTGCAATACGCCGGCACGCATCTGCATACACCGCTGTTCGTGGTGATGGGGCATGAAGGCTGCGGCGCGGTGCAAGCGGCGCTGGCAAGCAAATTTCAGGGCGTGGAGCACCGCCAGCACATCGAAACCGTGCTCGACATCATCGAGCCCGCCCTCGCCGGCCTCGACCCCAAGCTACCCGCCGACGAGCTGATGCGCGCCGCCGTGGAAGCCAACGTACGCTGGGCCGTGCGGCAAATAAGCGAGTCGCCCGAAGGCCACCTCACGCTCTCGCGCGGCGACATCCGCCTCGTCGGCGCGATCTATGAAATCGAAACGGGGCGGGTACGGTTTCTGGAGGACTGA
- the ettA gene encoding energy-dependent translational throttle protein EttA: MAQYVMSMLRVNKIVPPKRQIIKDISLSFFPGAKIGLLGLNGSGKSTVLRIMAGADKEYDGEVQWQPNMSIGYLPQEPELDANKTVREEVESALGEIMEAKTKLEEVYAAYAEPDADFDKLAELQAKYENIIATSGADLDTQLEIAADALRLPPWDAKIGPLSGGEKRRVALAKLLLSKPDMLLLDEPTNHLDAESVEWLEQFLVRFPGTVVAVTHDRYFLDNAAEWILELDRGEGIPWKGNYSSWLEQKGARLAQEQKQEDAHRKAMKEELEWVRQGAKARQAKSKARLARYEEMSNVEYQKRNETHEIFIPPGERLGNQVIEFKDVSKGFGDRLLIDKLNFSIPPGAIVGVIGPNGAGKSTLFRMIMGKEQPDSGEVIIGQTVKLAAVDQTREGLDADKTVFEAIAGGADVLTVGKFEMPSRAYIGRFNFKGGDQQKIVGKLSGGERGRLHLAKTLIAGANVLLLDEPSNDLDVETLRALEDALLEFSGCVLVTSHDRWFLDRIATHILAAEGDSQWTFFNGNYHEYEEDKKKRLGEEGAKPKRIRYKPISR, encoded by the coding sequence ATGGCCCAGTACGTCATGTCGATGCTGCGCGTGAACAAGATCGTTCCGCCCAAGCGTCAGATCATCAAGGACATCTCCCTCTCCTTCTTCCCCGGCGCCAAGATCGGCCTGCTGGGCCTCAACGGCTCGGGCAAGTCGACGGTGCTGCGCATCATGGCGGGCGCCGACAAGGAATACGACGGCGAGGTGCAGTGGCAGCCCAACATGAGCATCGGCTACCTGCCGCAGGAGCCCGAGCTCGACGCCAACAAGACGGTGCGTGAGGAAGTCGAATCCGCACTGGGCGAGATCATGGAAGCGAAGACCAAGCTCGAAGAGGTGTACGCCGCCTACGCCGAGCCGGACGCCGACTTCGACAAGCTCGCCGAGCTGCAGGCCAAGTACGAGAACATCATCGCCACCTCGGGCGCGGATCTCGACACCCAGCTCGAAATCGCCGCTGACGCGCTGCGCCTGCCGCCGTGGGACGCCAAGATCGGCCCGCTGTCCGGTGGCGAAAAGCGCCGCGTGGCGCTCGCCAAGCTGCTGCTGAGCAAGCCGGACATGCTGCTGCTCGACGAACCCACCAACCACCTCGACGCCGAATCGGTCGAGTGGCTGGAGCAGTTCCTCGTGCGCTTCCCCGGCACCGTGGTGGCCGTGACCCACGACCGCTACTTCCTCGACAACGCCGCCGAGTGGATCCTCGAACTGGACCGCGGCGAAGGCATCCCCTGGAAGGGCAACTACTCCAGCTGGCTGGAGCAGAAGGGCGCCCGCCTCGCGCAGGAGCAGAAGCAGGAAGATGCCCACCGCAAGGCGATGAAGGAAGAACTCGAATGGGTACGCCAGGGCGCCAAGGCCCGTCAGGCCAAGAGCAAGGCGCGTCTGGCCCGCTACGAGGAAATGTCCAACGTCGAATACCAGAAGCGCAACGAGACCCACGAGATCTTCATCCCGCCGGGCGAGCGCCTCGGCAACCAGGTGATCGAGTTCAAGGACGTCTCGAAGGGCTTCGGTGATCGCCTGCTGATCGACAAGCTCAACTTCAGCATCCCGCCCGGCGCCATCGTCGGCGTGATCGGCCCGAACGGCGCCGGCAAGTCGACGCTGTTCCGCATGATCATGGGCAAGGAACAGCCGGATTCGGGCGAAGTGATCATCGGGCAGACCGTGAAGCTCGCCGCCGTCGACCAGACCCGCGAAGGGCTTGACGCCGACAAGACGGTGTTCGAAGCCATCGCCGGCGGCGCCGACGTGCTGACGGTGGGCAAGTTCGAAATGCCCAGCCGCGCCTACATCGGCCGCTTCAACTTCAAGGGCGGCGACCAGCAGAAGATCGTCGGCAAGCTCTCCGGCGGCGAACGTGGCCGCCTGCACCTGGCGAAGACGCTGATCGCCGGCGCTAACGTGCTGCTGCTCGACGAACCGTCAAACGACCTCGACGTTGAAACGCTGCGTGCGCTGGAAGACGCGCTGCTGGAATTCTCCGGCTGCGTGCTCGTCACCTCGCACGACCGCTGGTTCCTCGACCGCATCGCCACCCACATCCTCGCCGCCGAAGGCGATTCGCAATGGACCTTCTTCAACGGGAACTACCACGAGTACGAAGAAGACAAGAAGAAGCGACTCGGCGAAGAAGGCGCGAAGCCGAAGCGGATTCGGTACAAGCCGATCAGCCGCTGA
- a CDS encoding nucleotidyltransferase substrate binding protein, whose product MDHQRLAERIADYTRAVARLREALARPKDEFLRDSVIQRFEFSYELAWKLLKLRLEAEGINAATPRQAIQEALQAGFIEDGNLWSDMLRQRNLTSHTYDESLADSVYDWIAASGIAAFELLAQRAATWTTT is encoded by the coding sequence ATGGACCACCAGCGCCTCGCCGAACGCATTGCCGATTACACCCGCGCCGTCGCGCGCCTGCGCGAGGCCCTGGCACGTCCGAAAGACGAATTCCTGCGCGACTCCGTGATCCAGCGTTTCGAATTCAGCTACGAGCTCGCGTGGAAGCTCTTGAAACTTCGGCTGGAAGCCGAAGGCATCAACGCGGCCACCCCGCGGCAAGCGATTCAGGAAGCGCTGCAGGCCGGCTTCATTGAAGACGGCAACCTGTGGAGCGACATGCTCCGTCAGCGCAACCTCACCAGCCACACCTACGACGAAAGTCTGGCCGATTCGGTTTACGACTGGATCGCCGCGTCGGGTATTGCCGCCTTCGAATTGCTGGCCCAACGCGCCGCAACATGGACGACGACCTGA
- a CDS encoding nucleotidyltransferase family protein, translating to MDDDLIYGLAPAHYAAIAEIIARFPAVERVLIYGSRAKGSAKPASDFDLAVFGATLTNEDFARLWAELDALPLAFKLDVLHWDTLGNEALREKIRAEGKAFSPLRKPGA from the coding sequence ATGGACGACGACCTGATCTACGGCCTCGCGCCGGCGCACTACGCGGCGATTGCCGAAATCATTGCCCGCTTCCCGGCAGTCGAACGCGTACTGATCTACGGCTCGCGCGCAAAAGGCAGCGCCAAACCCGCGTCCGACTTCGACCTTGCCGTGTTTGGCGCGACGCTGACAAACGAGGACTTCGCCCGACTCTGGGCCGAACTCGACGCACTACCGCTCGCCTTTAAGCTCGACGTGCTCCACTGGGACACGCTCGGCAACGAGGCGCTGCGCGAGAAGATCCGGGCCGAAGGCAAGGCCTTCTCTCCGCTGCGCAAACCCGGCGCTTGA
- a CDS encoding HipA domain-containing protein yields the protein MTDAPDLIADLSAGRRKAVLVKFSSAADNPVARRWASLLVAEHLALQTLAAFGLPASRSSLHEFGGQTFLDVERFDRVPATNAQHPRLGRCGVVSLAALDAAFVGQAHRPRPTITAALSAHGHITPAALPAPLIGTPPALDAWRAALKASGAFWKAVAADPRIEEPVRNAARGAFAGLEEVKLPLA from the coding sequence GTGACTGACGCCCCCGATCTGATCGCCGACCTTTCCGCCGGGCGACGGAAAGCGGTCTTGGTGAAGTTCAGCAGCGCTGCCGACAACCCGGTCGCGCGGCGATGGGCCAGCCTGCTGGTCGCCGAACACCTGGCCTTGCAAACGCTCGCAGCATTCGGCTTACCTGCCAGCCGCAGCAGCTTGCATGAGTTCGGCGGGCAGACCTTCCTCGACGTCGAACGCTTCGACCGCGTGCCGGCCACGAACGCCCAGCACCCGCGCCTAGGCCGTTGCGGTGTCGTATCGCTCGCTGCGCTCGATGCCGCCTTCGTCGGCCAGGCCCATCGCCCACGGCCGACCATCACCGCGGCACTCTCAGCACATGGCCACATCACCCCCGCCGCGCTCCCCGCGCCGCTCATCGGCACGCCGCCAGCGCTTGATGCGTGGCGAGCGGCCTTGAAAGCGTCTGGCGCATTCTGGAAGGCCGTTGCCGCCGATCCGCGCATCGAAGAACCCGTCCGCAACGCGGCGCGCGGCGCATTTGCGGGCCTTGAGGAAGTGAAACTGCCGCTGGCTTAG
- a CDS encoding topoisomerase DNA-binding C4 zinc finger domain-containing protein encodes MASEGVDKGFFMAPGRYTEEARAFAPANRITLLDGHQLLAMLQRLPAEVSRNLLVAATAGDWTTPSCPSCGKRMVARDGARGAHWGCVTFPKCRQTLGMREWKT; translated from the coding sequence ATGGCGAGCGAAGGCGTCGACAAAGGCTTCTTCATGGCGCCCGGCCGCTACACCGAAGAAGCCCGCGCCTTCGCCCCCGCCAACCGCATCACCCTGCTCGACGGCCACCAACTCCTCGCGATGCTCCAGCGCCTGCCCGCCGAAGTTAGCCGCAACCTGCTCGTCGCCGCGACGGCGGGGGACTGGACGACGCCGAGTTGCCCGTCGTGCGGAAAGAGGATGGTTGCGCGGGATGGCGCACGAGGTGCGCATTGGGGATGTGTGACGTTTCCGAAGTGCAGGCAGACATTGGGGATGCGCGAATGGAAGACCTGA
- a CDS encoding PTS ascorbate transporter subunit IIC, protein MASPGKKSFPLRIDPAVWDALARLAGAEMRSVNAQIEYLLRESLARRGIKLQGGDSPDATGESNSD, encoded by the coding sequence ATGGCGTCACCCGGAAAAAAATCCTTCCCGCTGCGCATCGACCCCGCCGTGTGGGACGCCCTCGCGCGCCTCGCCGGCGCCGAGATGCGCAGCGTGAACGCACAGATCGAATACCTGCTGCGCGAATCACTCGCGCGGCGGGGCATCAAGCTTCAGGGCGGCGATTCGCCCGACGCAACGGGCGAATCGAACAGCGACTAA
- a CDS encoding SPFH domain-containing protein codes for MQSMDDTQTERTAFSANGYLAVVVGLAALAWLIAQFVGAEGLVQPSTIAVCVLLTALCFGGLYMLQPNEGAALQLFGAYVGTDRKSGLRWTIPLFTRRRISLRVRNFLSDKLKVNDERGNPIEIAAAIVWRVDDTAKALFNVDDYDAFVRIQSEAALREIASSHPYDSIEAEGVPATHTLRGGSDLIAEVLARKLNERLGPVGLLVEETRLTHLAYAPEIANAMLRRQQAEAVIAARRKIVDSAVGMVELALTALSERNVIVLDDERKAAMVSNLLVVLCSEQEVKPVVNSGTLYP; via the coding sequence ATGCAATCGATGGACGACACCCAGACTGAACGCACTGCCTTTTCGGCCAACGGCTACCTCGCGGTGGTCGTCGGCCTGGCGGCACTTGCTTGGCTGATCGCGCAGTTCGTCGGCGCAGAGGGTTTGGTGCAGCCTTCCACCATCGCCGTCTGCGTGCTGCTCACCGCGCTGTGTTTCGGTGGCCTGTACATGCTGCAGCCGAACGAAGGCGCTGCGTTGCAGCTTTTCGGCGCCTACGTGGGCACCGACCGCAAAAGCGGCTTGCGCTGGACGATTCCGCTCTTCACCCGCCGCCGCATCTCGCTGCGCGTGCGCAACTTCCTCTCCGACAAGCTCAAGGTGAACGACGAACGCGGCAACCCGATCGAGATCGCCGCCGCCATCGTCTGGCGCGTCGATGACACCGCCAAGGCGCTGTTCAACGTCGACGACTACGACGCCTTCGTCCGCATCCAGAGCGAAGCCGCCCTGCGCGAAATCGCCAGCAGCCACCCCTACGACAGCATCGAGGCTGAAGGCGTGCCGGCCACCCATACGCTGCGCGGCGGGTCTGATCTGATCGCCGAGGTGCTGGCGCGCAAACTCAACGAACGCCTCGGCCCCGTCGGCCTGCTGGTCGAAGAAACGCGCCTCACGCATCTGGCCTACGCGCCCGAAATCGCCAACGCGATGCTGCGCCGCCAGCAGGCCGAAGCAGTGATCGCCGCGCGCCGCAAGATCGTCGACAGCGCCGTCGGCATGGTCGAACTCGCGCTCACCGCGCTGTCCGAACGCAACGTCATCGTGCTGGACGACGAACGCAAGGCCGCCATGGTCAGCAACCTGCTCGTCGTGCTGTGCAGCGAGCAAGAGGTCAAGCCCGTGGTCAACAGCGGCACGCTCTACCCCTAA
- the katG gene encoding catalase/peroxidase HPI, translating to MSSKQKCPFGHGSRTTPARQSNRDWWPNQLNLSILHQHAPASNPMDAGFDYAEAFRKIDYAALKADLKALMTDSQDWWPADWGHYGGLMIRMAWHSAGTYRTADGRGGAGTGNQRFAPINSWPDNGNLDKARRLLWPIKQKYGNAISWADLMILAGNVALESMGFKTFGFGGGRADIWQPEEDIYWGAETEWLATSDKPNSRYSGNRELANPLAAVQMGLIYVNPEGPDGKPDPVASGRDVRETFARMAMNDEETVALVAGGHTFGKAHGAGDPALVGPAPEAAPIEAQGFGWINQLGSGRGVHTTTSGIEGAWKPNPTTWDNGYFDMLFGYEWELTKSPAGAHQWVAKHCKPEHMIPDAHDPSKKHPPMMTTADLSLRFDPTYEKISRRFHQDPAAFADAFARAWFKLTHRDMGPKGRYLGPEVPSEDLIWQDPIPAVDHPLIDAADVAALKAKILASGLTTAELVYTAWSSAASFRGSDKRGGANGARIRLAPQNDWEANQPAQLAKVLGVLEGIQRDFNAAASGGKKVSLADLIVLAGSAAVEAAAKAAGHAIEVPFAPGRMDASEAQTDAASFEPLEPQADGFRNYQKAQYRVPAEELLVDKAQLLTLSAPEMTVLVGGLRALDANYGGSKDGVFTQRPGQLTNDFFTHLLDMGTVWHPVDESAQRFEGRDRRTGAVKWTGTRVDLVFGSNSQLRALAEVYAQSDASEKFVRDFVAAWVKVMNLDRFDLK from the coding sequence ATGAGCAGCAAACAGAAATGCCCCTTCGGCCACGGCTCCCGTACCACCCCCGCCCGGCAATCGAACCGCGACTGGTGGCCCAACCAGTTGAACCTCTCGATCCTGCATCAGCACGCGCCGGCCTCGAACCCGATGGACGCGGGCTTCGACTACGCCGAGGCGTTCAGGAAGATCGACTACGCGGCGCTGAAGGCCGACCTCAAGGCGCTGATGACCGATTCGCAGGATTGGTGGCCGGCCGACTGGGGCCACTACGGCGGCCTGATGATCCGCATGGCCTGGCACAGCGCCGGCACCTACCGCACGGCGGATGGCCGTGGTGGTGCGGGCACCGGCAACCAGCGCTTCGCGCCGATCAACAGCTGGCCGGACAATGGCAACCTCGACAAGGCGCGCCGGCTGCTGTGGCCGATCAAGCAGAAGTACGGCAATGCCATCTCCTGGGCGGATCTGATGATCCTCGCCGGCAACGTTGCGCTGGAATCGATGGGCTTCAAGACCTTCGGCTTCGGCGGCGGCCGCGCCGACATCTGGCAGCCGGAAGAGGACATCTACTGGGGCGCGGAGACGGAATGGCTCGCGACCTCGGATAAGCCGAACAGCCGTTACTCCGGCAACCGCGAACTCGCGAATCCGTTGGCCGCGGTGCAGATGGGCCTGATCTATGTGAACCCGGAAGGGCCGGACGGCAAGCCGGACCCGGTGGCGAGCGGCCGCGACGTGCGCGAAACCTTCGCCCGCATGGCAATGAACGATGAGGAAACCGTGGCACTGGTCGCCGGTGGCCACACCTTCGGCAAGGCGCACGGCGCGGGTGACCCGGCGCTGGTCGGCCCCGCCCCGGAAGCCGCGCCGATCGAAGCGCAGGGCTTTGGATGGATCAACCAGCTTGGCTCTGGCCGCGGCGTGCACACCACCACCAGCGGCATCGAGGGTGCCTGGAAACCCAACCCCACCACCTGGGACAACGGCTACTTCGACATGCTCTTCGGCTACGAGTGGGAACTCACGAAGAGCCCGGCTGGCGCACACCAGTGGGTGGCGAAGCACTGCAAGCCGGAGCACATGATCCCCGACGCGCACGACCCGTCGAAGAAGCATCCGCCGATGATGACCACGGCCGACCTCTCGCTGCGCTTCGATCCGACCTACGAAAAGATCTCACGCCGCTTCCACCAGGACCCGGCCGCGTTCGCCGACGCCTTCGCCCGCGCCTGGTTCAAGCTGACCCACCGCGACATGGGGCCGAAGGGCCGCTACCTCGGGCCGGAAGTGCCGAGTGAGGACCTGATCTGGCAAGACCCGATTCCGGCGGTGGATCACCCGCTGATCGATGCCGCCGATGTAGCCGCCTTGAAGGCGAAGATCCTCGCCTCGGGCCTGACGACGGCGGAGCTGGTCTACACCGCCTGGTCGTCGGCGGCGAGCTTCCGTGGCTCGGACAAGCGCGGCGGCGCGAACGGTGCGCGTATCCGCCTCGCGCCACAGAATGACTGGGAAGCGAACCAGCCGGCGCAGCTTGCGAAGGTGCTGGGCGTGCTCGAAGGCATTCAGCGTGACTTCAATGCGGCAGCGAGCGGTGGCAAGAAGGTATCGCTCGCCGACCTGATCGTGCTCGCGGGTTCGGCCGCGGTGGAAGCCGCCGCCAAGGCCGCCGGCCACGCGATCGAAGTGCCCTTCGCACCCGGCCGCATGGATGCGAGCGAAGCGCAGACCGATGCCGCATCGTTCGAACCGCTGGAGCCGCAGGCTGATGGCTTCCGCAACTACCAGAAGGCGCAGTACCGCGTGCCGGCCGAGGAGTTGCTGGTCGACAAGGCGCAGCTGCTCACACTCTCCGCACCTGAGATGACGGTGCTCGTCGGTGGCCTGCGCGCGCTCGACGCGAACTACGGCGGATCGAAGGACGGCGTGTTCACACAGCGCCCCGGCCAGCTCACCAACGACTTCTTCACCCACCTGCTCGACATGGGCACGGTGTGGCACCCGGTGGATGAAAGCGCCCAGCGCTTCGAAGGCCGCGACCGCCGCACCGGCGCCGTGAAATGGACCGGCACCCGCGTGGATCTGGTGTTCGGCTCCAACTCGCAGCTGCGCGCGCTGGCCGAGGTGTATGCGCAAAGCGATGCGAGCGAGAAGTTTGTGCGCGACTTCGTCGCCGCGTGGGTGAAGGTGATGAACCTGGATCGGTTTGATCTGAAGTAA
- a CDS encoding penicillin-binding protein 1A: MPPNLPPQFLPQLRSALEALWQRLRHPRRRDVLIALAAPPALLLAWVLVLVPFTPGISDIRKAREEAPTQVLTSDGKPLAEFKRGNRDWVPLDAISPRVIDALIATEDKRFYDHHGIDFRRLVGATLATLQGDTQGGSTITQQLARNLFPEEIGRRQNITRKIKEAITALKIEALYSKQQILETYLNTVPFLYNAYGIDMAARTYFGKPARELDISESATLIGMLKGTSYYNPVLNPDRARERRNVVLALMAKQDKLSAERYEALARRPLRLDFERQSAEPGDAPHFTVQLKRWLIDWADQHDYNIYTDGLVVRTTIDSRLQGFAARAVEQRTRTLQGIANSAWGGQWRAGNRTVEALVRDSAAFAAATAAGESADEALKRLLRDTDFMRQLREEKTRIEAGFLAIDPRSGAILAWVGSRDFAVDAFDHVRQARRQPGSTFKPFVYGAAFERGAKPDDTFVDAPVQIPLPGGELWEPDDAEPPTGEPMTLATALALSRNRITAQVMQQVGPARVAKLARAMGVRESKLDEVPSLALGTSPVTLYEMVSAYATIANAGHYLAPAMVLRIENRKGEVLEEFRPADPERAISAEAEDTLLDAMRGVVQRGTGSAIRGRFGVRGDLAGKTGTTQDNTDGWFILMHPQLVAGAWVGFNDARITLRSNYWGQGAHSALPMVGDFFSRAQNARLIDSNARFVRAQDATLSGRLHAWYQSLFGEAPTTEASAPRPRPIEPPAAQSEPPAAEASAPAAEAPMVDQPAASEPAANASAPLPPAAPSAPVAPIEPPAATQSAPAN; this comes from the coding sequence GTGCCCCCAAACTTGCCGCCCCAATTTCTCCCCCAGCTCAGATCCGCTCTGGAAGCGCTGTGGCAACGCCTGCGCCACCCGCGCCGGCGCGATGTGCTGATTGCACTCGCGGCACCACCTGCGCTGCTGCTGGCATGGGTGCTGGTGCTGGTGCCCTTCACGCCGGGGATCTCGGATATCCGCAAGGCGCGCGAAGAAGCGCCGACGCAGGTGCTGACGTCCGACGGCAAACCGCTTGCCGAGTTCAAGCGCGGCAACCGCGACTGGGTGCCCTTGGATGCGATTTCGCCGCGGGTGATCGATGCGTTGATCGCAACCGAGGACAAGCGTTTCTATGACCACCACGGCATCGACTTTCGCCGCCTGGTCGGGGCGACGCTGGCAACCTTGCAAGGCGACACGCAGGGCGGCTCCACGATCACGCAGCAGTTGGCGCGCAACCTGTTCCCGGAAGAAATCGGGCGTCGCCAGAACATCACCCGCAAGATCAAGGAAGCGATCACCGCGCTGAAGATCGAGGCGCTGTATTCGAAGCAGCAGATCCTCGAGACCTATCTCAACACGGTGCCCTTCCTCTACAACGCCTACGGCATCGACATGGCGGCGCGCACCTACTTCGGCAAGCCGGCGCGCGAGCTGGATATATCCGAGAGCGCGACGCTAATCGGCATGTTGAAGGGCACCAGCTACTACAACCCGGTGCTGAACCCGGACCGTGCGCGCGAGCGGCGCAACGTTGTGCTGGCGCTGATGGCGAAGCAGGACAAGCTCTCGGCGGAACGCTACGAAGCGCTCGCCAGACGGCCGCTGAGGCTGGATTTCGAACGCCAGTCGGCTGAACCGGGCGACGCGCCCCACTTCACCGTGCAGTTGAAGCGTTGGCTGATCGACTGGGCCGACCAGCACGACTACAACATCTACACCGATGGGTTGGTGGTACGCACCACAATCGATTCGCGCCTGCAGGGTTTTGCAGCGCGCGCAGTGGAGCAACGCACGCGCACCCTGCAGGGTATTGCCAACAGCGCGTGGGGCGGCCAGTGGCGTGCCGGCAATCGCACGGTCGAAGCGCTGGTGCGTGACAGCGCTGCGTTCGCAGCGGCCACGGCTGCAGGCGAATCGGCGGACGAGGCCCTCAAGCGGCTGCTGCGCGACACCGACTTCATGCGGCAGCTGCGTGAGGAGAAAACGCGAATCGAAGCCGGCTTCCTCGCGATCGATCCGCGCAGCGGCGCGATCCTCGCATGGGTTGGCAGTCGCGATTTCGCGGTCGACGCTTTCGACCATGTGCGCCAGGCGCGCCGCCAACCGGGCTCCACCTTCAAGCCCTTCGTCTACGGCGCCGCCTTCGAGCGTGGCGCCAAGCCGGACGACACCTTCGTCGACGCCCCGGTGCAGATACCGCTGCCCGGTGGCGAGCTGTGGGAACCGGACGACGCTGAGCCGCCGACCGGCGAGCCGATGACGCTCGCCACCGCACTCGCGCTATCGCGCAACCGCATTACCGCACAGGTAATGCAGCAGGTGGGCCCAGCGCGCGTCGCCAAGCTCGCGCGCGCGATGGGCGTTCGCGAAAGCAAGCTCGACGAGGTGCCCTCGCTGGCGCTCGGTACCAGCCCGGTGACGCTGTACGAAATGGTCAGCGCTTACGCCACCATCGCGAACGCCGGCCACTACCTCGCACCGGCCATGGTGCTGCGCATCGAGAACCGCAAGGGTGAAGTACTGGAGGAATTCCGCCCGGCGGACCCGGAGCGCGCGATCTCCGCAGAGGCTGAAGACACCCTGCTCGACGCGATGCGCGGTGTCGTGCAGCGCGGCACCGGCAGTGCCATCCGCGGCCGCTTCGGTGTGCGGGGCGACCTCGCCGGCAAGACCGGCACCACGCAGGACAACACCGACGGCTGGTTCATCCTGATGCATCCACAACTCGTAGCGGGCGCGTGGGTCGGCTTCAACGACGCGCGCATCACGCTGCGCAGCAACTACTGGGGCCAGGGCGCGCACAGCGCGCTGCCGATGGTCGGCGATTTCTTCTCACGCGCGCAGAACGCCCGCCTGATCGACAGCAACGCCCGTTTCGTGCGCGCGCAAGACGCCACACTCAGCGGCCGCCTGCACGCGTGGTACCAATCGCTGTTCGGCGAAGCGCCTACGACGGAAGCCTCGGCGCCGCGGCCGCGGCCGATCGAACCGCCCGCAGCGCAGAGCGAGCCCCCGGCGGCCGAGGCGTCTGCGCCCGCGGCTGAAGCGCCGATGGTCGATCAACCCGCCGCGTCGGAACCGGCAGCAAACGCCAGCGCCCCGCTGCCGCCAGCAGCGCCATCAGCACCCGTCGCGCCAATCGAACCACCGGCCGCCACGCAGTCCGCGCCGGCGAACTGA
- a CDS encoding LysR family transcriptional regulator, which translates to MAIPFERIPGLMLFARVARSGSFSAAAQALGLSRSAVSKQVAAFEAQIGGRLIQRTTRKLVLTELGEEILREAQRVEAALEAIEGLSAEHAQHVRGKLRVSCSATAGRELLVPLLPEFHRRYPELELELGLEDRFVDLVAERVDVAIRIGHLPDSSLVARRLGELAWALVASPDYLARHGTPKRPEDLVGHACLFYSNGKHRLDNWGFVVGGEVQRYPVQGPLVINDASALVSAAIGGMGVLLIDQALVRAPVAAGLLTPLLPNFPPAPGFPVYAVYPAREHLPARTQAFVDYLIERFAPLLGDA; encoded by the coding sequence ATGGCCATCCCCTTTGAACGCATCCCCGGCCTCATGCTGTTTGCACGTGTGGCGCGCAGCGGCAGCTTTTCGGCCGCCGCGCAGGCGCTTGGCCTGAGCCGATCCGCGGTGAGCAAGCAGGTTGCCGCGTTCGAGGCGCAGATCGGCGGGCGCCTGATCCAGCGCACCACACGCAAGCTGGTGCTCACCGAACTCGGCGAAGAAATCCTGCGCGAAGCCCAGCGGGTGGAGGCCGCGCTGGAGGCCATCGAAGGGCTCAGCGCCGAACACGCCCAGCATGTTCGCGGCAAGCTGCGCGTGAGCTGCTCGGCCACCGCCGGGCGCGAGCTGCTGGTGCCGCTGCTGCCCGAATTCCACCGTCGTTACCCGGAGCTGGAACTGGAGCTGGGACTCGAAGACCGCTTCGTTGATCTGGTTGCCGAGCGCGTCGATGTTGCGATCCGCATCGGCCATTTGCCCGACTCCTCGCTCGTCGCGCGAAGGCTGGGCGAGCTGGCCTGGGCACTGGTTGCCAGCCCGGACTACCTCGCGCGCCATGGCACGCCCAAGCGGCCCGAGGATCTGGTCGGCCACGCCTGCCTTTTCTACAGCAACGGCAAACACCGGCTCGACAACTGGGGTTTCGTCGTCGGCGGTGAAGTGCAGCGCTATCCGGTGCAAGGCCCGCTGGTGATCAACGACGCTTCTGCGCTGGTCAGTGCCGCGATCGGCGGCATGGGCGTGTTGCTGATCGACCAGGCACTGGTGCGCGCACCGGTCGCCGCCGGGCTGCTGACACCGCTGCTGCCCAACTTCCCGCCCGCGCCGGGTTTTCCGGTGTATGCCGTCTATCCGGCGCGCGAGCATCTGCCGGCGCGCACGCAAGCCTTCGTCGACTACCTGATCGAACGCTTCGCGCCGCTGCTGGGCGATGCGTAG